One stretch of Cyclopterus lumpus isolate fCycLum1 chromosome 10, fCycLum1.pri, whole genome shotgun sequence DNA includes these proteins:
- the rpl39 gene encoding 60S ribosomal protein L39 — MSSHKTFRIKRFLAKKQKQNRPIPQWIRMKTGNKIRYNSKRRHWRRTKLGL, encoded by the exons ATG tCGTCCCACAAGACTTTCAGGATCAAGCGCTTCCTCGCAAAGAAGCAGAAACAGAACAGGCCCATTCCACAGTGGATCAGAATGAAGACGGGAAACAAGATCAG GTACAATTCCAAGAGGAGACACTGGAGAAGGACCAAGCTTGGCCTGTAA
- the zbtb33 gene encoding transcriptional regulator Kaiso isoform X2, protein MPSLKLISATDTQYSAAVLKSMNEQRNHGLFCDVTIIIQDKKFRAHKAILSASSTYFHQLFSVAGQVIELNFIKAEIFEEILNYIYSSKIFRVRSDMLEELINAGQILGVKFIANLGSPLSQVKGLPGLSKETGSKSDTATQMMPIIAESFSISAEEFNQTSKQAGNDSDSDSDVMFVSQTDAQTRAANQKAKSGEVIDLDTADSGNTAVSGNTANSENAVSKQNEESNHTVAKEKEKAEKAKTSLKTSPAEPPSISGPIPSIPKSSPLHSPDSSSNNLSSPARVSSGSAPTTPARSSNATPEPSSASQSSESSNIMGVHKKQVSASSQQGDFKLKLVDLSDHTGQTNSPKSVIAAKKTVTLNTTTEIDSISSGCKVYANIGENTYDIVPVKEDPGEGGSKANKGKRSLMATPLKPLDKPPTSPMGGPNKKKTKTELEDHYELIMDGKTFYVCIVCKRPYVCLTSLRRHFNTHSWEKKYPCHYCNKVFALAEYRTKHEIHHTGERRYQCLVCNETFLNYQLLSTHCKQVHNQDPSGRKEKDETDNNVYRLLPCKTVQMKPYSWSTDGQGVPVISEDGSVHHITAGGEEVHSSTQSRMLNWDDIFIEPDAHMPPDNRARPTPTINNPQPRATEFDFVIPETY, encoded by the coding sequence ATGCCAAGTCTAAAGCTGATATCTGCGACAGACACGCAGTATTCAGCAGCTGTGCTTAAGTCAATGAACGAGCAGCGAAATCATGGATTATTTTGTGATGTCACCATTATCATACAGGACAAGAAATTCCGAGCGCACAAAGCAATCCTGTCTGCTTCAAGTACTTATTTCCACCAGCTCTTCAGTGTAGCCGGACAAGTGATTGAGTTAAACTTCATCAAAGCTGAAATTTTTGAGGAGATTCTCAATTACATTTACAGCTCCAAGATCTTCCGTGTGCGCTCTGACATGCTTGAGGAGCTCATCAATGCTGGACAAATACTTGGAGTCAAGTTCATTGCAAATTTGGGGTCCCCATTATCACAAGTTAAGGGTCTGCCTGGTTTGTCAAAGGAGACTGGAAGCAAAAGTGACACAGCTACACAGATGATGCCCATCATTGCGGAGTCTTTCTCAATATCCGCTGAGGAATTCAATCAGACAAGCAAGCAGGCGGGCAACGACTCGGACTCGGACAGTGACGTTATGTTTGTCTCACAGACGGATGCTCAAACCAGAGCAGCCAACCAGAAAGCCAAATCTGGTGAGGTAATTGATTTGGATACAGCGGATTCAGGAAACACAGCTGTTTCAGGAAACACAGCGAATTCAGAAAATGCAGTGTCAAAGCAAAATGAAGAATCAAATCATACAGTTgcgaaagaaaaagagaaagccGAGAAAGCCAAGACCTCCTTGAAAACAAGTCCTGCGGAGCCTCCCAGCATCAGTGGTCCAATCCCCAGTATCCCCAAAAGCAGCCCTCTGCACAGTccagacagcagctccaataacTTGTCGTCCCCTGCCAGAGTTTCCTCAGGAAGTGCCCCAACAACGCCAGCCAGGTCAAGCAATGCCACGCCTGAGCCATCAAGTGCCTCTCAGTCCTCTGAAAGCAGCAACATAATGGGAGTCCACAAGAAGCAGGTCTCTGCTTCTTCTCAGCAAGGGGATTTCAAATTAAAGCTTGTAGATTTGTCTGACCATACAGGTCAAACTAACAGTCCCAAATCGGTCATAGCAGCGAAAAAGACAGTGACGCTCAATACAACCACAGAGATCGATTCAATTTCATCAGGCTGTAAAGTGTATGCGAATATTGGGGAAAACACATACGACATTGTCCCAGTGAAGGAAGATCCAGGTGAAGGGGGCTCTAAAGCCAATAAAGGGAAGAGGTCATTAATGGCTACGCCTTTGAAACCCCTGGATAAACCCCCCACCTCACCCATGGGCGGCCCGAACaagaagaaaaccaaaacagagctagAGGATCACTATGAGCTCATCATGGATGGGAAGACTTTCTATGTGTGCATCGTCTGCAAGCGCCCCTACGTTTGTCTGACGAGTCTCCGTCGTCACTTCAACACCCACTCGTGGGAAAAGAAGTACCCCTGTCATTACTGCAAcaaggtctttgcactggccgAGTACAGAACTAAACATGAAATCCAtcacacaggagagaggaggtacCAGTGCTTGGTGTGCAATGAAACATTCTTGAACTACCAGCTGCTGTCAACCCACTGCAAGCAGGTCCACAACCAGGATCCcagtgggaggaaagagaaggaTGAGACGGACAACAACGTATACCGGCTCCTGCCGTGTAAAACGGTGCAGATGAAGCCGTACTCGTGGAGCACTGATGGGCAGGGGGTCCCCGTCATATCGGAGGACGGCAGCGTGCATCACATAACCGCCGGCGGCGAAGAGGTCCACTCCTCCACTCAGAGCAGGATGTTGAACTGGGACGACATCTTTATCGAGCCCGACGCTCACATGCCGCCGGATAATCGCGCCCGACCGACGCCGACCATTAACAATCCTCAACCAAGAGCCACAGAGTTTGACTTCGTTATACCAGAGACTTACTGA
- the upf3b gene encoding LOW QUALITY PROTEIN: regulator of nonsense transcripts 3B (The sequence of the model RefSeq protein was modified relative to this genomic sequence to represent the inferred CDS: inserted 1 base in 1 codon; substituted 2 bases at 2 genomic stop codons), whose protein sequence is MKEDKENARPKERKLELNCEDGEKTEKSKERKEAIDKIVIRRLPPSLXKEELEEQLQPLPEVDYFEFFSNDASLYPHLFARAYINFKNQEDIVLFRDRFDGYVFIDTKGQEYPAIVEFAPFSKDCQEKKXEKDAKCGTIDEDPDYKKFLEFYNGDDDKLASTPETLLEEIEAKSKNLXVTKKTTPLLDFLKNKQRIREEKKEDRRRRELERKRLRDEERRKWREEERRKRKDTDKMKRHEKPLEKDKDQVKEEPKIKLLKKPDRSDDADSDKSKEKAKKPDRPNKEDRSMGGADHKRRQHIENKEDRGGRKADEEGRKEFRERDTERDRERERERLQREKERIRRQDENRRRRRDRQDGENSFRKREEDVKKDKERAKEKKKGENIGDSTHSERPERPTKDYKKEESSKRDRLRNKDRPAIQLYQPGARSRRGGGGGGGGAESNSADRKPDAETEKVADKGDD, encoded by the exons ATGAAGGAAGACAAGGAAAACGCTCGGCCGAAAGAGCGAAAATTGGAACTAAACTGTGAAGATGGCGAAAAGACGGAGAAGtccaaggaaaggaaagaggccATTG ataagatTGTGATCAGACGGTTACCACCAAGTC acaaggaggagctggaggagcagttGCAACCTCTCCCAGAGGTGGACTACTTTGAGTTTTTCTCCAATGACGCCAG CCTTTATCCCCATCTCTTCGCAAGGGCATACATCAATTTTAAAAATCAAGAGGATATAGTTCTTTTCAGAGATCGATTTGATGGATATGTGTTCATTGACACCAAAG gaCAGGAGTATCCTGCCATCGTGGAGTTCGCACCTTTTTCAAAAGACTGCCAAGAAAAGAAGTAAGAAAAAGACGCAAAATGTGGAACAATTGATGAAG ATCCGGATTACAAGAAGTTTCTTGAATTTTACAACGGTGATGACGACAAGTTGGCATCAACGCCAGAGACACTGTTGGAAGAGATTGAGGCGAAATCAAAGAACTTGTAGGTCA ctaaaaaaacaactcctCTGCTCGACTTCTTGAAGAATAAACAG AGAAtcagggaggaaaagaaagaagatagaaggaggagggagcttGAACGCAAGCGCCTGCGTGACGAGGAGCGTCGtaagtggagggaggaggagagaaggaagcgCAAAGACACAGATAAgatgaagagacatgagaaacccCTGGAGAAAGACAAGGACCAAGTTAAAGAAGAACCAAAGATTAAG CTCCTGAAGAAGCCAGACAGAAGTGATGATGCTGATTCTGACAAGTCCAAGGAAAAGGCCAAGAAGCCAGACAGGCCAAATAAAGAAGACAGGTCCATGGGGGGTGCAGATCATAAGAGGCGTCAACACATTGAAAATAAGGAGGACCGAGGAGGAAGGAA AGCGGAcgaagaggggaggaaggagttTAGGGAGCGTGACACAGAGCGCgaccgagagagggagagggagcggctgcagagagagaaggagcgcATCAGGCGACAGGACGAAAATCGTCGGCGAAGGAGAGATCGTCAGGATGGAGAGAACTCGTTCAGAAAAAGGGAGGAGGAtgttaaaaaagacaaagagcgtgccaaggagaagaaaaagggggaaaacatTGGAGACTCTACTCACTCTGAGAGGCCAGAGAGGCCGACCAAAGACTACAAGAAGGAGGAGAGTAGTAAAAGAGACCGTCTACGAAATAAG GACCGGCCTGCGATTCAGCTGTACCAGCCAGGGGCCAGAAGCCGccgaggtggtggtggtggaggaggaggagcggaaTCCAACTCTGCCGACAGAAAGCCAGATGCTGAGACCGAGAAAGTGGCTGACAAAGGAGACGATTGA
- the zbtb33 gene encoding transcriptional regulator Kaiso isoform X1 — translation MKRHYLAKHAGKYDKYKGRSRKTMSGELHAEFNSSKGTSAIEPAPVHKEIAPAMPSLKLISATDTQYSAAVLKSMNEQRNHGLFCDVTIIIQDKKFRAHKAILSASSTYFHQLFSVAGQVIELNFIKAEIFEEILNYIYSSKIFRVRSDMLEELINAGQILGVKFIANLGSPLSQVKGLPGLSKETGSKSDTATQMMPIIAESFSISAEEFNQTSKQAGNDSDSDSDVMFVSQTDAQTRAANQKAKSGEVIDLDTADSGNTAVSGNTANSENAVSKQNEESNHTVAKEKEKAEKAKTSLKTSPAEPPSISGPIPSIPKSSPLHSPDSSSNNLSSPARVSSGSAPTTPARSSNATPEPSSASQSSESSNIMGVHKKQVSASSQQGDFKLKLVDLSDHTGQTNSPKSVIAAKKTVTLNTTTEIDSISSGCKVYANIGENTYDIVPVKEDPGEGGSKANKGKRSLMATPLKPLDKPPTSPMGGPNKKKTKTELEDHYELIMDGKTFYVCIVCKRPYVCLTSLRRHFNTHSWEKKYPCHYCNKVFALAEYRTKHEIHHTGERRYQCLVCNETFLNYQLLSTHCKQVHNQDPSGRKEKDETDNNVYRLLPCKTVQMKPYSWSTDGQGVPVISEDGSVHHITAGGEEVHSSTQSRMLNWDDIFIEPDAHMPPDNRARPTPTINNPQPRATEFDFVIPETY, via the exons ATGAAGCGGCATTACCTCGCAAAACACGCGGGAAAGTATGATAAATACAAGGGACGGAGCAGGAAGACTATGTCCGGCGAGCTTCATGCAGAATTCAACAGCTCCAAAGGGACCTCGGCGATAGAACCGGCACCTGTACATAAAGAGATCGCCCcag CCATGCCAAGTCTAAAGCTGATATCTGCGACAGACACGCAGTATTCAGCAGCTGTGCTTAAGTCAATGAACGAGCAGCGAAATCATGGATTATTTTGTGATGTCACCATTATCATACAGGACAAGAAATTCCGAGCGCACAAAGCAATCCTGTCTGCTTCAAGTACTTATTTCCACCAGCTCTTCAGTGTAGCCGGACAAGTGATTGAGTTAAACTTCATCAAAGCTGAAATTTTTGAGGAGATTCTCAATTACATTTACAGCTCCAAGATCTTCCGTGTGCGCTCTGACATGCTTGAGGAGCTCATCAATGCTGGACAAATACTTGGAGTCAAGTTCATTGCAAATTTGGGGTCCCCATTATCACAAGTTAAGGGTCTGCCTGGTTTGTCAAAGGAGACTGGAAGCAAAAGTGACACAGCTACACAGATGATGCCCATCATTGCGGAGTCTTTCTCAATATCCGCTGAGGAATTCAATCAGACAAGCAAGCAGGCGGGCAACGACTCGGACTCGGACAGTGACGTTATGTTTGTCTCACAGACGGATGCTCAAACCAGAGCAGCCAACCAGAAAGCCAAATCTGGTGAGGTAATTGATTTGGATACAGCGGATTCAGGAAACACAGCTGTTTCAGGAAACACAGCGAATTCAGAAAATGCAGTGTCAAAGCAAAATGAAGAATCAAATCATACAGTTgcgaaagaaaaagagaaagccGAGAAAGCCAAGACCTCCTTGAAAACAAGTCCTGCGGAGCCTCCCAGCATCAGTGGTCCAATCCCCAGTATCCCCAAAAGCAGCCCTCTGCACAGTccagacagcagctccaataacTTGTCGTCCCCTGCCAGAGTTTCCTCAGGAAGTGCCCCAACAACGCCAGCCAGGTCAAGCAATGCCACGCCTGAGCCATCAAGTGCCTCTCAGTCCTCTGAAAGCAGCAACATAATGGGAGTCCACAAGAAGCAGGTCTCTGCTTCTTCTCAGCAAGGGGATTTCAAATTAAAGCTTGTAGATTTGTCTGACCATACAGGTCAAACTAACAGTCCCAAATCGGTCATAGCAGCGAAAAAGACAGTGACGCTCAATACAACCACAGAGATCGATTCAATTTCATCAGGCTGTAAAGTGTATGCGAATATTGGGGAAAACACATACGACATTGTCCCAGTGAAGGAAGATCCAGGTGAAGGGGGCTCTAAAGCCAATAAAGGGAAGAGGTCATTAATGGCTACGCCTTTGAAACCCCTGGATAAACCCCCCACCTCACCCATGGGCGGCCCGAACaagaagaaaaccaaaacagagctagAGGATCACTATGAGCTCATCATGGATGGGAAGACTTTCTATGTGTGCATCGTCTGCAAGCGCCCCTACGTTTGTCTGACGAGTCTCCGTCGTCACTTCAACACCCACTCGTGGGAAAAGAAGTACCCCTGTCATTACTGCAAcaaggtctttgcactggccgAGTACAGAACTAAACATGAAATCCAtcacacaggagagaggaggtacCAGTGCTTGGTGTGCAATGAAACATTCTTGAACTACCAGCTGCTGTCAACCCACTGCAAGCAGGTCCACAACCAGGATCCcagtgggaggaaagagaaggaTGAGACGGACAACAACGTATACCGGCTCCTGCCGTGTAAAACGGTGCAGATGAAGCCGTACTCGTGGAGCACTGATGGGCAGGGGGTCCCCGTCATATCGGAGGACGGCAGCGTGCATCACATAACCGCCGGCGGCGAAGAGGTCCACTCCTCCACTCAGAGCAGGATGTTGAACTGGGACGACATCTTTATCGAGCCCGACGCTCACATGCCGCCGGATAATCGCGCCCGACCGACGCCGACCATTAACAATCCTCAACCAAGAGCCACAGAGTTTGACTTCGTTATACCAGAGACTTACTGA
- the tmem255a gene encoding transmembrane protein 255A yields MPQAQSLQSSRLTLSETSLESFQKRKRKSIIVTVLLFIVSILILIFGLAATTRAQNITVGGYYPGVILGFGSFLGIIGSHLIDNKRQMLVASIVFISFGVVAAFCCAIVDGVFAARHIDLRPLYAGRCEYHSSETSPERDVPCQTSSRSSCNLRVKGNTCYCCDLYNCGKEHPLMGLQNKDVLKKFRKSSMIWKSSRVEFIGGYHEYTDVKSCQDVVYLYHLLWSVTILNIVALFLGIITAAVLGGFKDLIPSAASETTSEPEAITAPVPPQPPPPTTTINSYYNTAPCLPPYTAHDMQGSCLFPDSSGLSDDSQSGASHLWPTMIPPRYSPPHNHPDEKPPPYSP; encoded by the exons ATGCCTCAAGCTCAGAGCCTTCAATCAAGCAGGCTGACCCTCTCTGAAACAAGCTtgg AGTCCTttcagaagaggaagaggaaatcCATAATAGTGACGGTGTTGCTGTTCATCGTATCCATACTCATTCTCATCTTTGGCCTGGCAGCGACCACCAGGGCGCAGAACATCACAGTGGGCGGCTACTACCCAGGAGTCATT CTGGGCTTTGGCTCTTTTCTGGGAATTATCGGCTCTCATTTGATAGACAACAAGAGGCAAATG TTAGTGGCATCTATTGTCTTCATCAGTTTCGGAGTGGTGGCTGCCTTCTGCTGCGCGATTGTCGATGGAGTGTTTGCTGCGAGGCATATT GACCTCAGGCCTCTGTACGCCGGCCGCTGTGAGTATCACTCAAGTGAGACTTCACCTGAACGTGAT GTGCCCTGTCAGACATCATCGCGATCGTCCTGTAACCTGCGCGTGAAGGGCAACACCTGTTACTGCTGCGACCTCTACAACTGCGGGAA AGAACATCCTCTTATGGGACTTCAGAATAAAGATGTTTTGAAAAAGTTTAGGAAATCATCCATGATTTGGAA GTCCAGCCGTGTCGAGTTCATTGGCGGCTACCACGAATACACAGATGTGAAGAGCTGCCAAGACGTGGTGTACCTCTATCACCTGCTGTGGTCCGTCACAATCCTGAACATCGTCGCCCTCTTTCTGGGCATCATCACCGCGGCAGTGCTGGGAGGCTTCAAAGACCTG ATTCCCTCTGCTGCCTCAGAGACTACATCTGAACCAGAGGCCATCACAGCTCCAGTCCCCCCAcagcctcctccacccaccaccaccatcaactCATATTACAACACTGCCCCCTGCCTGCCGCCTTACACTGCTCACGACATGCAG GGCTCCTGCCTGTTCCCCGACTCCTCAGGTCTTTCAGATGACTCCCAGTCAGGAGCCAGCCACCTGTGGCCCACTATGATCCCTCCCCGCTACTCTCCTCCTCACAACCATCCCGACGAGAAGCCTCCGCCGTACAGCCCGTAA
- the ndufa1 gene encoding LOW QUALITY PROTEIN: NADH dehydrogenase [ubiquinone] 1 alpha subcomplex subunit 1 (The sequence of the model RefSeq protein was modified relative to this genomic sequence to represent the inferred CDS: inserted 1 base in 1 codon; deleted 2 bases in 2 codons), which produces MLSFEKKSTIGSISRVLPAEHRSSRESTFCSLLSKINRRRLSQGNLFIISGILCRLTVAGCRHVVRDLPGVGVMFVALIVPGIATTHIHKXTNGGKEKRVARFPWHWYLMERDRRVSGTGQYYDSKGLENIH; this is translated from the exons ATGctttcttttgaaaagaaatCAACAATCGGAAGTATTTCTCGTGTTCTTCCGGCGGAACACAGGTCATCAAGAGAGTCGACATTTTGTTCGCTCCTGAGCAAAATAAACCGTCGAAGGTTGTCTCAAGGCAACTTGTTTATAATCAGCGGTATTCTCTGTCGCCTGACAGTTGCCGGCTGCCGTCATGTGGTACGAGATCTGCCGGGCGTCGGCGTCATGTTCGTGGCTCTGATCGTTCCGGGCATAGCAACCACTCACATACACA TCACCAACggaggaaag GAAAAGAGAGTCGCTCGT TTTCCGTGGCACTGGTAtctgatggagagagacaggcgcGTGTCGGGAACC GGACAGTATTATGACTCCAAG GGACTCGAGAACATCCACTGA
- the sowahd gene encoding ankyrin repeat domain-containing protein SOWAHD, whose amino-acid sequence MNEGRSDDAGCDSTRSEPAVRHADAHGSRTSRQGPVVERLSRYGMQVMPSAFQRRSRQLEVTASSAPGGPQREAPERGSLPPAMRKKYLKELLLSNASHGGLSSVLSQTRSVSSEQDADWALYPMEHAWMLSAVEGNYETILEFISEDPYLLTRKDFISGYSVLHWLAKRGQDETLLKLLRYAESAGVPVNVNVRGSGGLTPLHVASLHGQYMVIKLLVGAFSANVDAMDYNGKRAWQYLEGDAPLEMRELLGTWDDEHSCACAQNVNNNSAGTMNLTAHDEVDTGETEAVASFDRTQRGGSWRFGFIRKLLPSFSFLGNQS is encoded by the coding sequence ATGAATGAGGGCAGATCGGATGACGCTGGATGCGACTCAACTAGATCTGAACCAGCTGTCCGTCATGCCGACGCCCACGGCAGCAGGACGAGCAGACAGGGCCCCGTTGTGGAGCGACTCTCGAGGTATGGCATGCAGGTCATGCCCAGCGCCTTCCAGCGTAGGTCGAGGCAACTGGAGGTCACCGCCAGCTCCGCACCGGGGGGGCCTCAGAGGGAGGCTCCGGAGCGAGGCTCGCTGCCACCCGCCATGCGTAAAAAATACCTGAAAGAGCTGCTTCTGAGTAATGCGTCGCACGGCGGGTTGAGCAGCGTGCTGTCACAAACGCGCAGCGTGTCCTCCGAGCAGGACGCGGACTGGGCGTTGTATCCGATGGAGCACGCGTGGATGCTGTCTGCCGTGGAGGGAAACTACGAGACCATCCTGGAGTTCATCTCCGAGGACCCCTACCTGTTAACCAGGAAGGATTTCATCAGCGGGTACTCGGTCCTGCACTGGCTGGCCAAGAGGGGACAGGACGAGACTCTGCTCAAACTTCTGCGGTACGCAGAGAGTGCGGGGGTCCCTGTGAACGTGAACGTGCGGGGCAGCGGCGGGCTCACCCCGCTGCACGTCGCCAGCCTTCACGGGCAGTACATGGTCATCAAGCTGCTGGTCGGCGCCTTCAGTGCCAACGTCGATGCCATGGACTATAATGGGAAGAGGGCCTGGCAGTATCTGGAGGGAGACGCCCCGCTGGAGATGAGGGAGCTGCTGGGGACCTGGGATGATGAGCACAGCTGCGCATGTGCGCAaaacgtcaacaacaacagtgccGGGACGATGAACTTGACCGCACATGACGAGGTCGATACCGGAGAGACCGAGGCGGTGGCCTCCTTTGACCGGACTCAGAGAGGGGGGAGCTGGAGGTTTGGGTTCATTAGGAAGCTGCTTCCCTCGTTTTCGTTTCTGGGAAACCAAAGCTGA
- the nkap gene encoding NF-kappa-B-activating protein, protein MPTSERSSSDGGEPRSPRARRPRSRSRSRHRSKSRERSLSPYSFGPKLPKPRNREKEHEERDRRFREARNIRRIRIASPRRSRSRSRERHNNNNTNNANNNTNNPNNNNTYNHWSEQRDAPGKHGSFKDDYYYEQQRDDAQRQRQETFIARRLQERERIGELGCPEVWGYSPRVKEPDSDEFTPVEEDEKNSSSESSSEDKKKKKKKKKKSKKKKNKKHSEDSELESESDEEEIKKKKKKKKSKKSKKSKKKKAKKSVKESSNSSSEESKEEEVGEGEGEDDDANAVMWVEKTCMDENVVGPEAPLTHLSQDDDRPLDFGHALLPGEGAAMAEYVKAGKRIPRRGEIGLTSDEIADFEKSGYVMSGSRHRRMEAVRLRKENQIYSADEKRALASFNQEERRKRESKILSSFREMVYRKTKGKEEK, encoded by the exons ATGCCGACGTCGGAACGCTCGAGCTCTGACGGCGGGGAGCCCAGGAGCCCTCGCGCCCGGAGACCCCGCAGTCGCTCCCGCAGTCGCCATCGCAGCAAAAGTCGCGAGCGCAGCCTGTCTCCGTACAGCTTCGGGCCCAAACTCCCGAAGCCGCGTAACAGGGAGAAGGAGCACGAAGAACGGGACCGCCGGTTCCGCGAGGCGAGAAACATCAGGCGGATCCGCATAGCAAGCCCCCGCCGAAGCCGGTCCCGGTCCAGGGAgcgtcacaacaacaacaacaccaacaacgccaacaataacaccaacaaccccaacaacaacaacacctacaACCACTGGTCCGAGCAACGGGACGCGCCTGGGAAGCACGGAAGCTTCAAAGATGATTATTACTACGAGCAGCAACGGGACGACgctcagagacagagacaagagactttTATTGCCAG GCGTCTGCAAGAGAGAGAGCGGATCGGGGAGTTAGGTTGTCCTGAAGTTTGGGGATATTCACCAAGAGTTAAAGAGCCAGA CTCTGATGAATTCACACCAGTCGAAGAAGACGAGAAAAACAGCAGTTCAGAATCGAGCTCAGAAG acaagaagaagaaaaagaagaagaaaaagaaatccaagaagaaaaagaacaaaaagcacTCCGAGGACAGTGAGCTGGAATCAGAATCAGAcg aagaagaaataaagaagaagaaaaagaaaaagaagagcaaGAA GTCAAAGAagtccaagaagaagaaggcaaaGAAGAGTGTGAAGGAGTCCAGCAACTCCAGCAGTGAGGAGTccaaggaggaagaggtgggggAGGGCGAGGGGGAGGATGACGATGCCAACGCAGTGATGTGGGTTGAGAAAACCTGCATGGACGAAAACGTGGTCGGCCCTGAAGCTCCGCTCACACACCTGTCGCAGGACGACGACCGACCTTTGGA TTTCGGTCATGCCCTGTTGCCAGGTGAAGGTGCTGCGATGGCGGAGTACGTGAAAGCGGGCAAACGTATCCCGAGAAGAGGTGAGATCGGTCTCACCAGCGACGAGATCGCAGACTTCGAGAAGTCTGGCTACGTGATGAGCGGCA GCAGACATCGTCGTATGGAGGCTGTGCGTCTGAGAAAGGAAAACCAGATCTACAGTGCGGATGAGAAGCGAGCTCTGGCGTCCTTCAaccaggaggagaggaggaagagagagagcaagatcCTGTCGAGCTTCAGGGAGATGGTGTACCGGAAAACCAAAGGCAAGGAGGAGAAGTGA
- the atp1b4 gene encoding protein ATP1B4 — MNMEPSSTEGGAEETLLKNQPPGLPHKVILKHGQELEEEQEELAEHQPLEQEDLNFERWKRRPLPERTLHQKIVDIKTYLWNAETREFMGRSGKSWSLILLFYAVLYLFLAAMFGGCMFCLMWSISPYHPTFNDRVMPPGMTMAPILEGHEITFNASSRKSWKMYAKSMDEYLKPYNDGPQQKKNIHCSQGRYFMQDDLEESAERKSCEFRRSWLGDCSGLQDPNYGYSQGRPCILLRMNRILGYLPGQGKPVNVTCGVKRGPTDTLGEIQFFPKSFFDLNYYPYYGKLRHTNYSAPVVAVRFMSVQYDTHIQVQCKLNGKGIINDSPTDRHLGSVTFSFDIGA, encoded by the exons ATG AATATGGAGCCCAGTTCCAcagagggaggagctgaagagacGCTCCTTAAAAATCAACCACCAGGTCTT CCTCACAAAGTGATACTCAAACATGGCCAGGAGttggaggaagagcaggaggagttGGCCGAGCACCAGCCTCTAGAGCAGGAAGACCTGAACTTTGAGAGATGGAAGCGCAGGCCGTTACCCGAGAGGACACTCCACCAGAAAATAGTCGACATTAAGACATACTTGTGGAATGCAGAGACCCGCGAATTCATGGGTCGCTCTGGGAAGAGCTGGA GCCTCATCCTTCTCTTCTACGCTGTACTTTATTTGTTTCTCGCAGCCATGTTTGGTGGCTGTATGTTTTGCCTCATGTGGTCTATTAGTCCCTACCATCCAACCTTCAATGATAGAGTGATGCCACCAG GTATGACGATGGCCCCAATCCTAGAAGGCCACGAGATCACCTTCAACGCCTCAAGTCGCAAGTCCTGGAAGATGTACGCCAAGTCTATGGATGAATATCTGAAAC CGTATAACGATGGCCCTCAGCAGAAGAAGAATATTCATTGCTCACAGGGCAGATACTTCATGCAGGACGACTTGGAGGAGAGCGCAGAGCGGAAATCGTGTGAGTTCAGGAGGTCCTGGTTGGGGGACTGTTCGGGGCTGCAGGACCCCAACTATGGCTATTCTCAGGGAAGGCCATGCATCCTCCTTCGGATGAACAGG ATTCTTGGTTACTTACCTGGCCAGGGCAAACCAGTAAACGTGACTTGTGGAGTTAAG AGAGGACCTACAGACACCTTGGGAGAAATCCAATTTTTCCCGAAAAGCTTTTTTGACCTGAATTACTATCCATACTATGGGAAGCTCAGACAC ACAAACTACTCTGCGCCGGTGGTGGCTGTGCGCTTCATGTCAGTGCAGTACGACACTCACATCCAAGTACAATGCAAGCTGAATGGAAAGGGCATCATCAACGATTCCCCCACTGACCGCCACCTGGGCAGTGTGACCTTCTCCTTCGATATCGGAGCGTAA